TTCACCCCTTTAAACATCTTAACCGGCCCCCCCCATTCGGGTCGGCCGGTCATGATTAAAGTTCTAGCTCTCCCATACGCAGGAGCTCTACAACAGCTTGGGAACGCCCCTTTACACCAAGCTTTTGCATGGCGTTTGAAATATGGTTCCGAACCGTTTTTTCGCTGATAAATAATTCACTAGCGATCTCTTTTGTTGTTTTGTCTTGTACTAACAGTTCGAAAACTTCTCTTTCGCGTTTAGTGAGTAATGGCTTGTGAGTATATTCATTTTCCTTCAAGTATTGTAACCCTCCTTGCCTTCGCCAGCTGTGAACTGCGGGGTGGGTATAAATTTAGTCAAAATATCATATGTGAAGGAAAGAGGTGTAGTGACAACATTTAAGGGACTTCATGCCAATTTTTTTTAGACGTAAATCTTATTTAAAAACTGATTTTTTGCTTTCTGAAAATAAGTGCCTCATTTCCTCTGTCCAGGATACTCCCTTTCCTGTCCTTTTGGAAATCTGTACGATTGTCCCCCTGCCAGTCAGACAGATCGAACCATCGGCTTTTTTGACCATATAGTGCAGGTCTACTGAGGAATTTCCAATTGAGTTGGCTTTCACAAATATTCTAAGATCTTCATCAAAGAAAATCTGGCTCAAATAATCACATTGCAGATCGGCAACGACCGGAATCGTCTCATTCTCTGGTTTAACCCAATCCTGCATGAATCCCTGGCTTTTGAAGTATTCAATCCTCGCCTGTTCAAAATATGTAAACGGTACAGTGTTATTTAAGTGCCCGAACATATCGGTTTCAGAAAACCGAACCTTCACCGGATAAAAAAATTCAAACTCCTGTTCCCAGCTTACAATCTCATTAATGTAATCCATCTTTTTCATGCTGAAACCTCCCGTAAAATGAATGAACATTCATTCTTTTCTCTATTATAAATTTATTTAGTCGTTTTGGAAATAAAAAAGAAGGATTGGAATTACCAATCCTTCTGATAGGTCAGCTAGCCTTGTCATAACCACAGGCTTTAGCATTTTTCTCGTGCCCTAAATGCCTTCCGTTATCTTCATTCTGCTTTACTGATCCTTTGTTGCCACTTGAATCCGGACACTGCCTTTGCCCATTATTCAAATGAAGTTGCACCATAACAGGATCATGATCACTTGCTCTTCCATGCTCTTCCATATATAAGGAGTTGATATTGATAATATCAGCCTCTGCTTGATCAGCAAGATGGTTAGAGACAAGGATATGATCCAATACCTGTGAATTCCCTTGATAGTTATAAGTGAACCTCTCGCCTTCTGGCAAAGTCTCGATCATATTAGTCAATTGACCGTTCTCGAGAACCTCAATTGGCTTGGAAAATTCGAAGTCATTCAAATCACCTAGAACAACAACATTTGCTTTTGGATCTTCCGCATGTATGCCTGCAATGAATTCATTGAGCAATTTTGCAATCTCGATTCTTTGGACTTCGCTATCTAATACTGGTGGCTGGGTAACCCCGAATAAAGGATCATCTCCGCCCTTTGAGTTAAAATGATTCGCAATCACAATTACTTCCTGTCCTTTGAATACAAACTCTGCTGCCAATGGCTTTCTAGTATCTTCAAAAATAGGATTCTGTGGATCAATTCTTCCTGGATTCAAGGTAAGATCGCCATTTTCATAGGCAACAGCTTCTGTAGCTGTTCCTTTCGGAGCTTCTTTTAGTTGAACTCGTTCAGGGTTATATAGGTAACCAACGCGGATATTGCCACCAGGAGCACCACCATCCTGATTGTACTCAGGAGCAATATCAGTCCAGTTGTATGCTGGCCCGCCTTGTGCAACAATTTCATCGATTAAAGCCTGGTAGCTTTGTGATGCATCTGCAGAACCGCTGCCAGTCTGGCCATCATTATCCTGCACCTCTACCAAACCTATGATATCTGGAGTCTTTAGATTATTGATCATTGATTCTGCAATTCTAGCAGTCTTTGATTGATCAGTTTCCGCAGAAAAGTTCTCAATATTATAGCTGGCAATGGTCAGTTTATTCTCTTTTTGATCAAAAGTGGCATAGTCTTCAACCAATTCACTTTCAATTAATTCAGGAAGAGTTTCCTGGTCAACGAGGATTTTAAAATTAGAGAAACCATAGCTCACAACACCAGTGACCAGGCCGTTAAATTGGTCGCCTGCTTTCGCTATAAAATCACGATCGATCAGCAGGAACATTCTTTCAGGATTAGAACTTTCTTCAGTTAGCAGGATACCGCCTTGTGGGCTGTAAACTTTGCCTTCGACCTTATTGGCGATGACCGGTACTTCACCATACTTTTGAGGGCCAATTACCTGTGGGCTTTCTACTCCGATTCTCATTCCTTCTAGGCTTTCATAAAAATCAATGCCATCCTCTGATGGATCGAAGACGCTAAATTGATCGTTATCAATTACCTGCGTTGGCGGGATACGATCTTCACCAATGACAACCGGCGCTGGAAGCTCGACGCCTGTAGCAATCTTTGTCACTTCAGTAGCATTGATTTCAGTCATGGCAAGGTCGGTTTGCAGCTTTTCACTGTAACCATCAAGTACCCATTCCTTTACAAGGCCATCAATTTCAACTTGATCACCTTCAGTAAGACCATGATTCTTTTTATATACATAGATAGCTTCAGATGTATTGGGATTGCCATCCTCTTCAGGATCCTGCATGAAGAAAGCGCTGTTACCTTCCACCTTTGTTACAATACCCGCAACTTGAGCTACCTGCTGATCCTTGTATGGAGAAACATGGCCTTCACCCTGGATATCATGGATTTTCAGGCCAGTTACTGCCGGTGGCTCTGGTTCGCCAGGTTCACCTGGCTCCCCTCCGCTGCCGTCAGAAAACTGGATCGCTGAAGGTGACTTAAGACCCGGAACAGTGAAATACGCTTCCAATGAGCCTGTAACCTGTACTTTTTTTCCAAGGATATCCGGATTAGTCCCTAAACCGAATGTACCCCTAAAAGAGGAACTAAGTTGGACTGGCAGGATCTTTGAAGGGTCTGTTTCTTCAGGATTATCTGCCAGCGCAAAGTTATAATCATTTCCAAATGGTGCTTCATGGTCATATGAATTGGTGCTTATTGTATGTCCTACTATGTATCCTTCTACTGTACCAGTTCCACTATTATTCTCAATTGCCTGCTGGACGGTCATAACGGTTTCAGCGGATGCTTGACCACCAGAAAAAGGTATAGCATAGCTTACTAGTAAAATAACTGCTGCCAGCCAGGAAAAAGTTTTACGCTTAAGATTTCCCACATTTATTCCTCCTCCGTTTTTGTCGGAATTTATTGTCTTCCGTCAAGAGAAATATAACATGGTTAAATCCGCCTTTTCATAAAGTGAATGTAAGTTTTTTGTTAAAAACTGAAAAATGAATCTATAGTCTGTAAACGTTTTCCTAAGAGGCAAACTTATTTACTAGAGAAAAAGAAAATAAGCCAGGACTATTGGCCCCGGCTTACCATTTAACTTTCTATAATATATTTTAGCTTTAATCGTTATCAGATGTCCTCTTGGCATAAATAATGTATCGGTCGGGAGCATCGCCAACATAGCTGAATGGATAGCAGGTGGTTAAAACGAGCTCTTCTTCGTCGTTTTGGAGCGTAATGATACTGGTATCATCTGCGCTGACGATTTTTGTGCCAGTAATTTCATATGTATAATCGCCATAAGGCATTTTCATTGTCAGGTGATCTCCCAATTCCAGGTCACCTGCTTTTCGGAATACTGTATCACGGTGGCCTGAGAGAACAATTTGCCCATTTTCTTCAGGGTAGAAGGAGCCTTTATAATGGCCAACCCCCTTCTCGAGGTCGTCAGCATCCGTTCCCTCCACTATAGCCAATTCAGCTTCTATTTTTGGAATCAACAGCAATCCGGAAGCCTCTCCGGTTTCAGGCTTGAATTCTTCTTTTGAAGCTTTTGGCTTATCTTCCTTAACCAATTCTTTCGCCGCTGCAAGGGAAATCTTCTCCTGCTGTCTGATGTCCCACAACTGAAATAATCCAATCCCAAGGACAATCACTCCACTAATGACAATCACAATTGCCAATATCTTTGTAAATTTCATATACCGCTCCTATTTATGGCTTTTAAGAAAAGTATATCAAGAGAACCAGACTGGAAAAAGCACTATTTTAGCTAAAAGGAAAAACCTCCTTTCCAGTGAAAGGAGGTTCGTTTTTATACTTGATCGCTTCCGAAGAAGTTTTTGAATGCCTGCAATGTTGTATCGCGGTTCAAAGCTGCGATTGATGTAGTCAATGGAATGCCTTTAGGACAAGACTGGACACAGTTCTGTGAGTTTCCACAGTTCGCAAGTCCGCCGTCTCCCATGATTGTTTCAAGTCGCTCGCCTTTATTCAAAGCACCTGTTGGGTGGGCGTTGAAAAGACGTACCTGTGATAATGGCTGCGGCCCAATGAAATCGGACTTGTCGTTTACGTTAGGACAAGCCTCCAAGCAGACACCGCAAGTCATACACTTGGAAAGTTCATAAGCCCACTGGCGCTTTTTCTCTGGCATACGAGGTCCAGGTCCAAGATCGTAAGTGCCATCGATTGGTACCCATGCTTTAACACGCTTCAATGAATCGAACATACGGCTGCGGTCAACCTGAAGGTCACGGACAACCGGGAATGTTCTCATAGGCTCAAGCCTGATCGGCTGCTCAAGCTGATCAACTAGCGCAGAGCATGACTGGCGCGGGCGGCCATTGATGACCATTGAACATGCACCACAAACCTCTTCAAGACAGTTCATATCCCAGGCGATAGGAGTCGTTGCTTCACCTTTTGAGTTAACAGGATTACGTCGGATTTCCATCAGTGCCGAAATGACGTTCATATTTGGACGATAATCTAATACAAACGTTTCTTCATAAGGGGCGGAATCAGGAGTATCCTGACGGCTGATTACAAAAGTAACAGTTTTATTCTCTGACATGCCTTATTACTCCCCCTTCTTCTTAGAGTAATCGCGCTTACGCGGTTTGATTAATGAAGTATCTACTTCTTCATAATGGAATGCTGGAGCAGAGTTTGCGTCAACAAACTTCGCCATCGTAGTTTTCAAGAAATCCTCATCATTACGATCAGGGAATTCCGGTTTATAGTGAGCCCCACGGCTTTCGTTACGGTTATAAGCACCAATTGTGATAACACGTGCAAGTTGAAGCATGTTTTGAAGCTGGCGTGTGAATACAGCACCCTGGTTGCTCCATTTTGCAGTATCGTTGATATTGATATTCTTATAGCGCTCCATCAACTCGACAATCTTCTCGTCTGTTTTCAGAAGTCTGTCATTGTAGCGAACAACAGTTACATTGTCCGTCATCCACTCGCCAAGCTCTTTGTGAAGGACATATGCATTTTCAGTGCCATCAAGTGACATGACATTGTTCCATTTCTCCTGTTCCATCTTGACAGCGTCATCGAATAGAGCAGAAGAAACAGCGTCAGAGCTCTTCTCAAGGCCGTTGATGTAACGGATTGCATTTGGACCTGCTACCATTCCTCCATAGATTGCTGACAATAATGAGTTGGCTCCAAGACGGTTCGCACCGTGCTGTGAATAATCAACCTCACCTGCAGCAAACAAGCCAGGAATATTTGTCATTTGATCATAGTCAACCCATAGTCCACCCATAGAATAGTGAACTGCAGGGAATATTTTCATAGGAACTTTTCTTGGGTCATCGCCCATGAATTTCTCATAGATTTCAATGATACCGCCAAGCTTGATATCAAGCTCTTTAGGATCCTTATGTGATAGATCAAGATAAACCATGTTCTCACCGTTGATGCCTAGCTTCTGGCTAACGCACACGTCGAAGATTTCGCGTGTAGCGATATCACGCGGTACAAGGTTTCCATAAGCAGGATACTTCTCTTCAAGGAAGTACCATGGCTTACCATCTTTATACGTCCATACTCGTCCACCTTCACCGCGGGCAGATTCACTCATCAGGCGGAGTTTGTCATCCCCGGGGATTGCTGTAGGGTGGATCTGGATGAATTCACCATTTGCATAGTATCCGCCCTGCTGGTAAACGATCGCAGCAGCCGAACCCGTATTGATAACAGAGTTCGTTGTTTTACCGAAAATGATACCAGGGCCGCCAGTTGCCATGATGACAGCATCAGCAGCAAATGATTTGATTTCCATAGAAGTCAGGTTCTGTGCTACGACTCCGCGGCACACGCCTTCCTCATCCTTAACTATTCCAAGGAATTCCCAGCCTTCGTACTTCGTGACCAAACCAGCCACTTCATGGCGGCGAACCTGCTCATCCAAAGCGTATAGAAGCTGTTGTCCAGTTGTCGCACCAGCAAATGCTGTACGGTGGTGCTGTGTGCCTCCAAAGCGGCGGAAATCAAGCAAACCTTCCGGCGTACGGTTGAACATGACACCCATACGGTCAAGAAGGTGGATGATTCCAGGCGCTGCTTCAGCCATCGCCTTAACTGGCGGCTGGTTCGCAAGGAAGTCCCCGCCGTATACTGTA
The window above is part of the Mesobacillus jeotgali genome. Proteins encoded here:
- the sdhA gene encoding succinate dehydrogenase flavoprotein subunit translates to MSKGKVIVVGGGLAGLMATIKVAETGTPVELFSLVPVKRSHSVCAQGGINGAVNTKGEGDSPWEHFDDTVYGGDFLANQPPVKAMAEAAPGIIHLLDRMGVMFNRTPEGLLDFRRFGGTQHHRTAFAGATTGQQLLYALDEQVRRHEVAGLVTKYEGWEFLGIVKDEEGVCRGVVAQNLTSMEIKSFAADAVIMATGGPGIIFGKTTNSVINTGSAAAIVYQQGGYYANGEFIQIHPTAIPGDDKLRLMSESARGEGGRVWTYKDGKPWYFLEEKYPAYGNLVPRDIATREIFDVCVSQKLGINGENMVYLDLSHKDPKELDIKLGGIIEIYEKFMGDDPRKVPMKIFPAVHYSMGGLWVDYDQMTNIPGLFAAGEVDYSQHGANRLGANSLLSAIYGGMVAGPNAIRYINGLEKSSDAVSSALFDDAVKMEQEKWNNVMSLDGTENAYVLHKELGEWMTDNVTVVRYNDRLLKTDEKIVELMERYKNININDTAKWSNQGAVFTRQLQNMLQLARVITIGAYNRNESRGAHYKPEFPDRNDEDFLKTTMAKFVDANSAPAFHYEEVDTSLIKPRKRDYSKKKGE
- the sdhB gene encoding succinate dehydrogenase iron-sulfur subunit, translated to MSENKTVTFVISRQDTPDSAPYEETFVLDYRPNMNVISALMEIRRNPVNSKGEATTPIAWDMNCLEEVCGACSMVINGRPRQSCSALVDQLEQPIRLEPMRTFPVVRDLQVDRSRMFDSLKRVKAWVPIDGTYDLGPGPRMPEKKRQWAYELSKCMTCGVCLEACPNVNDKSDFIGPQPLSQVRLFNAHPTGALNKGERLETIMGDGGLANCGNSQNCVQSCPKGIPLTTSIAALNRDTTLQAFKNFFGSDQV
- a CDS encoding DUF6359 domain-containing protein, translated to MGNLKRKTFSWLAAVILLVSYAIPFSGGQASAETVMTVQQAIENNSGTGTVEGYIVGHTISTNSYDHEAPFGNDYNFALADNPEETDPSKILPVQLSSSFRGTFGLGTNPDILGKKVQVTGSLEAYFTVPGLKSPSAIQFSDGSGGEPGEPGEPEPPAVTGLKIHDIQGEGHVSPYKDQQVAQVAGIVTKVEGNSAFFMQDPEEDGNPNTSEAIYVYKKNHGLTEGDQVEIDGLVKEWVLDGYSEKLQTDLAMTEINATEVTKIATGVELPAPVVIGEDRIPPTQVIDNDQFSVFDPSEDGIDFYESLEGMRIGVESPQVIGPQKYGEVPVIANKVEGKVYSPQGGILLTEESSNPERMFLLIDRDFIAKAGDQFNGLVTGVVSYGFSNFKILVDQETLPELIESELVEDYATFDQKENKLTIASYNIENFSAETDQSKTARIAESMINNLKTPDIIGLVEVQDNDGQTGSGSADASQSYQALIDEIVAQGGPAYNWTDIAPEYNQDGGAPGGNIRVGYLYNPERVQLKEAPKGTATEAVAYENGDLTLNPGRIDPQNPIFEDTRKPLAAEFVFKGQEVIVIANHFNSKGGDDPLFGVTQPPVLDSEVQRIEIAKLLNEFIAGIHAEDPKANVVVLGDLNDFEFSKPIEVLENGQLTNMIETLPEGERFTYNYQGNSQVLDHILVSNHLADQAEADIININSLYMEEHGRASDHDPVMVQLHLNNGQRQCPDSSGNKGSVKQNEDNGRHLGHEKNAKACGYDKAS
- a CDS encoding thioesterase family protein; translation: MKKMDYINEIVSWEQEFEFFYPVKVRFSETDMFGHLNNTVPFTYFEQARIEYFKSQGFMQDWVKPENETIPVVADLQCDYLSQIFFDEDLRIFVKANSIGNSSVDLHYMVKKADGSICLTGRGTIVQISKRTGKGVSWTEEMRHLFSESKKSVFK
- a CDS encoding class D sortase — its product is MKFTKILAIVIVISGVIVLGIGLFQLWDIRQQEKISLAAAKELVKEDKPKASKEEFKPETGEASGLLLIPKIEAELAIVEGTDADDLEKGVGHYKGSFYPEENGQIVLSGHRDTVFRKAGDLELGDHLTMKMPYGDYTYEITGTKIVSADDTSIITLQNDEEELVLTTCYPFSYVGDAPDRYIIYAKRTSDND
- the gerE gene encoding spore germination transcription factor GerE: MKENEYTHKPLLTKREREVFELLVQDKTTKEIASELFISEKTVRNHISNAMQKLGVKGRSQAVVELLRMGELEL